The Methanosphaera stadtmanae DSM 3091 genome includes a window with the following:
- a CDS encoding UPF0146 family protein — protein MSKVWENFSEYIINNYQDSKKIIEVGVGKITEPSDILKKHLPNTTINLVDIYPCNSDVIKDDITNPTDKIYEDADLIYSIRPPEELQPDILKLSDKYNSDVIIKPLFTEEINFNFQQRLKLVNYKRMAFYIMKRE, from the coding sequence ATGAGTAAAGTATGGGAAAATTTTTCAGAGTACATTATAAATAACTATCAAGATAGTAAAAAAATCATTGAAGTAGGTGTGGGTAAAATAACAGAACCTAGTGACATACTAAAAAAACACTTACCTAACACAACAATTAATCTAGTGGATATATATCCCTGTAACAGTGATGTTATAAAGGATGATATTACAAACCCAACTGATAAAATCTATGAAGATGCTGATTTAATCTATTCAATAAGACCTCCTGAAGAATTACAACCTGATATACTTAAATTGTCTGATAAATATAATAGTGATGTTATTATTAAACCATTATTTACTGAAGAAATTAATTTTAATTTTCAACAAAGATTAAAATTAGTAAATTACAAACGTATGGCTTTTTATATTATGAAAAGAGAGTGA
- the carA gene encoding glutamine-hydrolyzing carbamoyl-phosphate synthase small subunit: MVRTAKLALEDGTILTGEGFGAKTIKSGEIVFSTAMTGYVESLTDPSFKGQILMSTYPLEGNYGVSSEWYQSDDIKVEAYIVRQVCREPCHPKSEKTLSEFLEEFDVPGISNIDTRALTLKIRELGSMKAAVATVDISDEELLKIVEEQPRLEDMNLVEEITVKKPKVIQERKEYNVAVLDCGVKKSILDNLVQKDVGVVVLPSSASVQDILDLDVDGVLISSGPGNPENVDKIQDTIKQIAQKMPVAGICLGQQIIALTYGAKIYKMKFGHRGSNQPVKDLATGKIYITSQNHSFAIDEDSIEDTDLEITQINLNDGTPEAIRHKNLPISCIQYHPEAGPGPHDSKKFFDDFIETIKNY; the protein is encoded by the coding sequence GTGGTACGGACTGCAAAATTAGCGTTAGAGGATGGTACGATTCTTACAGGTGAAGGTTTTGGTGCTAAAACCATTAAATCTGGGGAAATTGTATTTTCAACCGCAATGACAGGATATGTTGAATCATTAACTGACCCATCTTTTAAAGGTCAAATATTAATGTCGACTTATCCATTAGAAGGAAATTATGGTGTTTCATCTGAATGGTATCAGTCAGATGATATTAAAGTAGAAGCATATATTGTAAGACAGGTATGTAGAGAACCTTGTCATCCTAAATCTGAAAAAACACTATCTGAATTTTTAGAAGAATTTGATGTTCCAGGTATTAGTAATATTGATACTCGTGCATTAACATTAAAAATCAGGGAATTAGGTTCTATGAAAGCTGCAGTAGCAACTGTTGATATAAGTGATGAAGAATTACTTAAAATTGTAGAAGAACAACCACGTCTTGAAGATATGAATTTGGTTGAAGAAATTACAGTTAAAAAACCAAAAGTTATTCAGGAAAGAAAAGAATACAATGTTGCTGTTTTAGATTGTGGGGTAAAGAAAAGTATTTTGGATAACTTAGTACAAAAAGATGTGGGCGTCGTTGTTTTACCATCATCTGCTTCTGTTCAAGATATTCTTGATTTAGATGTGGATGGAGTATTAATATCTAGTGGACCTGGAAATCCAGAAAATGTAGATAAAATCCAAGATACAATAAAACAAATAGCACAGAAAATGCCTGTTGCAGGAATTTGTTTAGGTCAGCAAATCATTGCATTAACATATGGTGCAAAGATATATAAAATGAAATTTGGACATAGAGGTTCAAATCAGCCAGTTAAAGATTTAGCAACTGGTAAAATTTATATAACTTCACAAAATCATAGTTTTGCAATTGATGAAGATTCAATTGAAGATACTGATTTAGAAATAACTCAAATTAACTTAAATGATGGAACACCAGAAGCAATTAGACATAAAAATTTACCTATTTCATGTATTCAATACCATCCAGAAGCTGGACCTGGACCACATGATTCTAAAAAATTCTTTGATGATTTCATTGAAACAATAAAAAACTATTAG
- a CDS encoding amidohydrolase family protein, with protein sequence MITIKNGLVLTGFNLDAVKTNVVINDEGRIIKLSSYYEEGEIIDATNCIVCPAFINAHIHIGDSIVKDVGDGLSIKQLVEPPNGLKHQKLNEASDSQIVESMHETAKEMLYSGISTFIDFREGGIKGIELLKKAIYDLPINACILGRSDKYYDSTTTPNEARLITRELLQHCDGIGLSGVEDVDSEIMLQIAEVCNQEGKLAMIHVAEYYDLQEQSVQMTNQTEVERALRAGFTNLVHVTYPIMQDLTLLSSTSPCIIACPRSNGMLSVGVPPVSAYVEEQIDVALGTDNVMFNKPDMFREMEYTLKAVRGSYKNKITAHDVLKMATINGFKILGKDISIQEGNISDILVIRQKSEDPYLSIVNRSSSEDIVNFIMGNQM encoded by the coding sequence ATGATAACTATTAAAAATGGATTGGTACTTACAGGTTTTAATTTAGATGCTGTAAAAACAAATGTTGTAATAAATGATGAAGGACGTATAATTAAACTATCCTCTTACTATGAAGAGGGCGAAATAATTGATGCTACAAATTGTATAGTATGTCCTGCCTTTATAAATGCACATATTCATATAGGTGACTCTATAGTAAAGGATGTGGGTGATGGATTATCTATAAAGCAACTAGTAGAACCACCAAATGGACTAAAACATCAAAAATTAAATGAAGCAAGTGACTCCCAAATAGTAGAATCAATGCATGAAACAGCAAAAGAAATGTTATACTCTGGAATATCAACATTTATAGACTTTAGAGAAGGTGGAATAAAGGGTATAGAACTTCTAAAAAAAGCAATATATGATCTTCCAATAAATGCATGTATATTGGGAAGAAGTGATAAATACTATGATTCTACAACAACACCAAATGAAGCAAGATTAATTACTCGTGAGTTACTACAACACTGTGATGGGATAGGATTAAGTGGTGTGGAGGATGTTGATTCTGAAATAATGCTACAGATAGCAGAAGTATGTAATCAAGAGGGTAAACTAGCCATGATTCATGTAGCAGAATACTATGATTTACAAGAGCAATCTGTTCAAATGACAAATCAAACAGAGGTAGAACGTGCTTTAAGAGCAGGATTTACAAATCTAGTACATGTAACATATCCAATAATGCAAGATCTTACGTTACTTAGCTCAACAAGTCCATGTATCATTGCATGTCCACGTTCCAATGGAATGTTATCTGTAGGAGTACCTCCAGTATCTGCATATGTTGAAGAACAAATTGATGTTGCATTAGGTACAGATAATGTAATGTTCAATAAACCAGATATGTTTAGAGAAATGGAATATACTTTAAAAGCAGTAAGAGGTTCATATAAAAATAAGATAACTGCACATGATGTTTTAAAGATGGCAACAATAAATGGATTTAAAATATTGGGAAAGGATATTAGTATTCAGGAAGGTAATATCTCGGACATATTAGTTATACGCCAAAAATCAGAGGATCCATACTTATCAATCGTTAACAGATCATCATCAGAGGATATTGTTAACTTTATTATGGGAAATCAAATGTAA
- the carB gene encoding carbamoyl-phosphate synthase large subunit, protein MPKDEDIKKVLIIGSGPIQIGQAAEFDYSGSQACKSLREENIETILVNSNPATIQTDIDSADKVYVEPLTAEVVAKIIEKEQVDAILPTMGGQTGLNIAIDLNKMGALDGIRVLGSPIKTINDVEDRDLFAEFMERLNEPIPKCHAVNSLEEAFEAVEDIGYPVIVRPAFTLGGTGGGIANNKKEFEEIVNHGLDMSFINQVLIDESVLGWAEFEYEVMRDKNDSCIIVCNMENIDPMGIHTGESIVVAPTQTLSDEDNQRLRNASIKIIRALGIRGGCNIQFAVHPETKEYKVIEVNPRVSRSSALASKATGYSIAKVSSKIALGMTLDEISNDITKETPASFEPAVDYVIAKIPRWPFDKFKGNTGELGVQMQSTGEVMAIGRTIEEALQKAIRSLDIDQEAFEYTDYTDYDLEHATDQRIFQVYSALKDGRSVEEISEITKINPFFLYKIKNIVELENKIQQQGSSVLYDVELFKEIKQYGFSDKRIAQLLNLKEEDVFKAREELGLKPEYKMVDTCAAEFEAKTPYYYGTYDSLPDEISDNKKKIAVLGAGPIRIGQGIEFDYCCVHAALALKDEDVETILINNNPETVSTDYDISDRLYFEPLTKEDVLEVLKQENPDGVIVQFGGQTSINLAKDIRDAGIKILGTPFESIDMVEDREQFTEVLNELNIPQADYGITNSLEDARKAAHSIGFPVLVRPSYVLGGRAMEIVYDDDELEDYMKEAVKVSKEHPILVDKFLEDSIELDVDALCDGEEVYVCGIMEHIEEAGIHSGDSACVIPPQTVPPEIIKQVEEYTTKLALKLGVVGLINIQYAIKMDPEPKLYIIEANPRASRTVPFVSKAIGIPIAKIASKIMLGSKIKDFNLVNYSDIKHVSVKESVFPFLKIPDADSVLGPEMKSTGESMGIDKNFGLAYYKAQLAANMKLPTEGKIFLSVRDLDKPKIAPIAQKAKELGFDLIATKGTAKAAPGVDIDIIRKVSQGSPNIRDAMLNGEVAFVINTPSGKQSADDGYIIRRLAIELGIPYVTTIAGANAVLKAIEEVRCGEIDVKSLNEYGEL, encoded by the coding sequence ATGCCAAAGGATGAAGATATTAAAAAAGTATTAATTATTGGTTCAGGACCAATTCAAATTGGACAAGCAGCTGAATTTGATTATTCTGGATCTCAAGCATGTAAATCATTAAGAGAAGAAAATATTGAAACAATATTAGTTAATAGTAATCCTGCTACAATACAAACTGATATAGATTCAGCAGATAAGGTATATGTAGAACCTTTAACAGCTGAAGTTGTAGCAAAGATTATTGAAAAAGAACAGGTCGATGCAATATTACCAACAATGGGTGGACAAACTGGTTTAAATATAGCAATTGATTTGAATAAAATGGGTGCTCTTGATGGTATTAGAGTACTAGGTTCACCAATTAAAACTATTAATGATGTAGAAGATCGTGACTTATTTGCAGAATTTATGGAAAGGCTTAATGAACCAATTCCAAAATGTCATGCAGTAAATTCATTAGAAGAAGCATTTGAAGCTGTAGAAGATATAGGCTATCCTGTAATTGTAAGACCAGCATTTACATTAGGTGGAACTGGTGGAGGAATAGCAAATAATAAGAAAGAATTTGAGGAAATTGTAAATCATGGTTTAGATATGAGTTTCATTAACCAAGTATTAATTGATGAATCAGTACTTGGATGGGCAGAATTTGAATATGAAGTAATGAGAGATAAAAATGATTCTTGTATCATAGTATGTAACATGGAAAATATAGATCCAATGGGAATACATACTGGTGAGAGTATTGTAGTAGCACCAACACAAACATTATCTGATGAAGATAATCAAAGACTACGTAATGCATCTATAAAAATCATTAGAGCATTGGGTATACGTGGTGGATGTAATATTCAATTTGCAGTACATCCTGAAACAAAAGAATATAAAGTAATTGAAGTAAATCCAAGAGTAAGTAGAAGTAGTGCTTTAGCATCAAAAGCAACAGGATATTCCATTGCAAAGGTTTCTTCTAAAATAGCATTAGGAATGACATTGGATGAAATTTCAAACGATATTACAAAGGAAACACCTGCATCATTCGAACCAGCAGTAGATTATGTGATTGCTAAAATACCAAGATGGCCATTTGATAAATTTAAAGGTAATACTGGTGAATTAGGAGTTCAAATGCAATCAACAGGTGAAGTAATGGCAATAGGAAGAACTATTGAGGAAGCTCTTCAGAAAGCTATTCGTTCATTAGATATTGATCAAGAAGCATTTGAATACACTGATTATACAGATTATGATTTAGAACATGCAACTGATCAAAGAATATTCCAAGTATATTCAGCACTTAAAGATGGACGTTCTGTTGAAGAAATCTCAGAAATAACAAAAATAAATCCATTCTTCTTATATAAAATTAAAAATATTGTAGAGCTTGAAAATAAAATACAACAACAAGGCAGTAGTGTTTTATATGATGTGGAGTTATTTAAAGAAATAAAACAATATGGTTTCTCAGATAAAAGAATAGCTCAATTATTAAATCTTAAAGAAGAAGATGTCTTTAAAGCAAGAGAAGAATTAGGTTTAAAACCTGAATATAAAATGGTGGATACTTGTGCAGCAGAATTTGAGGCAAAAACACCATATTATTATGGTACATATGATTCTCTACCTGATGAAATATCTGATAATAAGAAAAAAATTGCAGTATTGGGTGCAGGACCTATTAGGATTGGTCAAGGAATAGAATTTGATTATTGTTGTGTACATGCAGCACTTGCACTAAAAGATGAAGATGTAGAAACAATACTCATAAATAACAATCCGGAAACTGTAAGTACTGATTATGATATTTCTGATAGATTATACTTCGAACCATTAACTAAAGAAGATGTATTGGAAGTATTAAAACAAGAAAATCCTGATGGTGTTATTGTACAATTTGGTGGTCAAACATCAATTAATCTTGCAAAAGATATTCGTGATGCAGGAATAAAAATATTAGGTACTCCATTTGAAAGTATTGATATGGTTGAAGATAGGGAACAATTTACAGAAGTACTTAATGAATTAAATATACCTCAAGCAGATTATGGTATAACAAATTCCCTTGAAGATGCACGTAAAGCAGCACATTCAATAGGATTTCCAGTACTTGTAAGACCATCATATGTTCTTGGTGGACGTGCAATGGAAATAGTATATGATGATGATGAACTTGAAGATTATATGAAAGAAGCAGTTAAAGTTTCTAAAGAACATCCTATACTTGTAGATAAATTCCTAGAAGATTCAATAGAATTGGATGTTGATGCACTTTGTGATGGTGAAGAAGTTTATGTTTGTGGAATAATGGAACATATTGAAGAAGCAGGTATTCACTCAGGAGACTCTGCATGTGTAATACCACCTCAGACTGTACCACCTGAAATTATTAAACAAGTAGAAGAGTACACTACAAAACTTGCTCTAAAACTTGGAGTTGTTGGATTAATAAATATTCAATATGCTATAAAAATGGATCCAGAACCAAAATTATATATTATTGAAGCAAATCCAAGGGCAAGTCGTACAGTTCCATTTGTAAGTAAAGCTATAGGAATACCTATTGCTAAAATAGCTTCTAAAATAATGTTAGGCTCTAAAATTAAAGACTTTAATTTAGTAAATTATTCTGATATTAAACACGTGTCTGTAAAAGAATCTGTATTCCCATTCCTTAAAATACCTGATGCTGATTCAGTACTTGGTCCTGAAATGAAATCTACAGGAGAAAGTATGGGTATTGATAAAAACTTTGGATTAGCTTATTATAAAGCACAATTAGCAGCTAATATGAAATTACCTACAGAAGGAAAAATATTCTTAAGTGTACGTGATCTAGATAAACCTAAAATAGCACCAATAGCACAGAAAGCTAAAGAATTAGGTTTTGATTTAATAGCAACTAAAGGAACAGCTAAAGCTGCACCTGGTGTGGATATTGATATAATACGTAAAGTAAGTCAAGGTTCACCAAATATTAGGGATGCTATGTTAAATGGGGAAGTAGCATTTGTAATTAACACACCTTCTGGAAAACAATCTGCTGATGATGGATATATAATCAGAAGACTTGCTATTGAATTAGGAATTCCATATGTAACTACAATAGCTGGTGCTAATGCAGTTCTTAAAGCTATAGAAGAAGTAAGATGTGGAGAAATTGATGTAAAATCATTAAATGAATATGGTGAATTATAA
- a CDS encoding calcium-translocating P-type ATPase, PMCA-type: MTWEKLTKSEVISKLNTTENGLTSDKATKNLEKYGKNALKEKEKESELKKFISQFTEPLMILLIIAGIIAAVIGDGIDSAVIFLVVILNAVIGYKQENKAENAMEKLKSMTNKTTIVLRDNHKQEINAEDLTVGDAVILEEGDSIPADLRLIETYDIKVDESSLTGESLPVHKVDCEVTDDSHDNMVFMNTQVVSGRAKGLVTSIGMNTEIGKIASMIQEEGDKQTPLEIKIDKLGKTLGLLAIIICVIIFVLELLQGQPVANTFMTAVSLAVAAIPEGLPAILTLTLALGMQKMAKNNVIIRKLLAVETLGSCSVVCTDKTGTLTHNKLTVTDSYTTDKNMAYIISGLCNNAKVDKDKNTKIGDPTDISALEYAINNNYSDNITQTRLHEIPLDSTRKRMTTINKINGKEYVLIKGAPEILLSMCKYIRKEDKVSEITTEEIKTIEKIETEYTDKALRVLLLAYKEIDDYSKYSAEELEEDLVFVGLIGMMDPPRKEVFDAIKTCTNAGITVKMITGDHKNTAMAIGKQVGIENPDKSLTGPEIDKLSDEEFMKVVKDVNIYARVFPEQKVRIVKALKTNNEIVSMTGDGVNDAPALTTANIGVAMGSGTDVAKESGDMILQDDNFSTIIYAIKEGRTIYSNIKRFLKYQLSTNIAAIITILTTTLLSLPIPFNPVQLLWINIIMDGPPAQSLGVEPADVNIMNTPPNNEDIVSKANLIHITLIGIVMTIGTLGLYLYEMSIGSNHTLASTIAFTVFVMYQLFNVFNCKSKSKEKNNTLKYAVIGSFILQLLVIYIPFLQTIFKTTAIPIMSWIPIIIVSALIIVAERIIRLFEKKVI; this comes from the coding sequence ATGACATGGGAAAAATTAACAAAATCCGAAGTAATATCGAAATTAAATACAACTGAAAACGGTTTAACTTCAGATAAAGCAACAAAAAACCTTGAAAAATATGGTAAAAATGCATTGAAAGAAAAAGAAAAAGAAAGTGAATTAAAAAAATTCATCTCACAATTCACAGAACCATTGATGATTCTTCTAATAATTGCAGGCATTATTGCTGCAGTTATTGGAGATGGTATAGATTCAGCAGTGATATTTCTAGTTGTTATACTCAATGCTGTGATTGGATACAAACAAGAAAATAAAGCAGAAAATGCAATGGAAAAACTAAAATCAATGACAAATAAAACAACCATTGTTTTAAGAGATAATCATAAACAAGAAATTAATGCTGAAGATTTAACTGTTGGTGATGCAGTAATACTTGAAGAAGGAGATAGTATTCCAGCAGATTTACGTTTAATAGAAACATATGATATTAAAGTAGATGAATCCTCATTAACTGGAGAATCACTACCTGTACATAAGGTGGATTGTGAAGTAACTGATGATTCACATGACAACATGGTGTTTATGAATACACAAGTTGTAAGTGGAAGAGCTAAAGGTCTTGTTACTTCAATAGGTATGAATACTGAAATTGGAAAAATAGCCTCTATGATTCAAGAAGAGGGAGATAAACAAACACCACTTGAAATTAAGATAGATAAACTTGGAAAAACTCTTGGATTACTTGCAATCATCATATGTGTAATTATATTTGTACTTGAATTGTTACAAGGACAACCTGTTGCAAACACATTTATGACAGCAGTATCACTAGCTGTTGCTGCTATTCCTGAAGGATTACCTGCAATATTAACATTAACATTAGCTCTTGGTATGCAAAAAATGGCTAAAAATAATGTTATTATTAGAAAATTATTAGCTGTTGAAACTTTAGGTTCTTGTTCTGTAGTATGTACTGATAAAACAGGAACATTAACACATAACAAACTCACAGTTACAGATTCATACACTACAGACAAAAATATGGCTTATATTATATCTGGATTATGTAATAATGCTAAAGTTGATAAAGATAAAAATACAAAAATTGGAGATCCAACAGACATATCTGCCCTTGAATATGCTATTAATAACAACTACAGTGATAATATAACACAAACAAGATTACATGAAATACCACTTGATAGTACAAGAAAAAGAATGACAACTATAAATAAAATCAATGGAAAAGAATATGTTCTAATAAAAGGTGCACCTGAAATACTTCTTAGTATGTGTAAATATATTAGAAAAGAAGATAAAGTAAGTGAAATCACAACTGAAGAAATTAAAACAATTGAAAAAATAGAAACTGAGTATACTGATAAAGCACTGCGAGTTCTTCTTCTTGCATACAAAGAGATTGATGATTATAGTAAATATTCTGCAGAAGAATTGGAAGAAGATTTAGTATTTGTTGGATTAATTGGAATGATGGATCCTCCAAGAAAAGAAGTATTTGATGCTATAAAAACTTGTACAAATGCTGGTATAACAGTAAAAATGATTACTGGTGACCATAAAAATACTGCTATGGCTATTGGTAAACAAGTAGGAATAGAAAATCCTGATAAATCTTTAACAGGACCTGAAATAGATAAATTATCAGATGAGGAATTTATGAAGGTTGTTAAAGATGTAAATATATATGCAAGAGTATTTCCAGAACAAAAAGTTAGAATTGTTAAAGCACTGAAAACAAATAATGAAATTGTTTCAATGACTGGTGATGGTGTAAATGATGCACCTGCATTAACTACTGCAAATATTGGTGTTGCAATGGGTTCAGGTACAGATGTAGCAAAAGAATCAGGGGACATGATACTTCAAGATGATAACTTCTCAACAATAATATATGCAATTAAAGAAGGACGTACAATATATTCTAATATAAAACGCTTCCTTAAATATCAGTTATCAACAAATATTGCAGCAATAATTACAATATTAACTACTACACTTCTATCACTGCCAATACCATTTAATCCTGTGCAACTTCTCTGGATAAATATAATAATGGATGGACCTCCTGCACAATCATTAGGAGTTGAACCTGCTGATGTGAATATCATGAATACTCCTCCAAATAATGAGGATATAGTATCTAAGGCAAATTTAATACATATTACATTAATTGGTATAGTAATGACTATTGGAACACTTGGATTATATTTATATGAAATGTCAATAGGTTCAAATCATACACTTGCAAGTACAATTGCATTTACTGTATTTGTAATGTATCAATTATTCAATGTATTTAATTGTAAATCAAAAAGTAAAGAGAAAAATAACACATTAAAATATGCTGTCATAGGATCATTTATATTACAATTACTAGTAATATACATACCATTCCTACAAACCATATTTAAAACAACAGCTATTCCAATTATGTCCTGGATTCCTATAATTATAGTTTCAGCTTTAATTATAGTTGCAGAAAGGATTATTAGATTATTTGAAAAAAAAGTAATTTAA
- the cobK gene encoding precorrin-6A reductase — protein sequence MRYMVMSGTSDSTKVIKFLREDKNNYILATTVTDYGSEIAKSAGADEVISKALKEEDFINVIKEKNIDTLIDATHPFAAVATETAIESCEKARINYIRYERASTILPDSDLIYKVPSFSKGALKAKELLKEKNDKLMHLAGVMTLHEIVKEVNPQQVIARVLPNTFSITKTQKNGIPAENIIAMQGTFSKEFNISLMKEYSVSAIITKESGESGGAEEKINAALELNIPVILVTRPIVKKLENHTIVRSIYELKKNI from the coding sequence ATGAGATATATGGTGATGTCTGGTACATCTGATTCAACAAAAGTTATTAAGTTTTTAAGGGAAGATAAAAATAATTATATTCTTGCTACAACTGTCACAGATTATGGTTCAGAAATAGCAAAATCTGCAGGGGCAGATGAAGTTATATCAAAAGCTTTGAAAGAAGAAGATTTTATAAATGTAATTAAAGAAAAAAATATAGACACCTTAATTGATGCTACCCATCCTTTTGCAGCAGTAGCAACAGAAACTGCAATTGAAAGTTGTGAAAAAGCTAGAATAAATTATATTAGATATGAACGAGCTTCAACAATCTTACCTGACTCAGATTTAATATACAAAGTACCTTCATTTTCCAAAGGTGCTCTAAAAGCTAAAGAATTATTAAAAGAAAAAAATGATAAGTTAATGCATTTAGCTGGAGTTATGACACTTCATGAAATAGTAAAAGAAGTTAATCCACAACAAGTTATTGCAAGAGTTCTTCCAAATACATTTAGTATTACAAAAACCCAAAAAAATGGTATTCCTGCAGAAAATATCATTGCAATGCAGGGCACATTCTCTAAAGAATTTAATATTAGTCTTATGAAAGAATATTCAGTTAGTGCAATAATAACCAAAGAAAGTGGTGAAAGTGGTGGTGCTGAAGAAAAAATCAATGCTGCTCTTGAATTAAATATACCTGTAATATTAGTTACAAGACCAATTGTTAAAAAATTAGAAAACCATACTATAGTTAGATCTATATATGAATTGAAAAAAAATATTTAA
- a CDS encoding proteasome-activating nucleotidase, translated as MEDSEPFNTIENKENTEITNLIDKHEAIERNLTWEVRKLEKDKVLLENENLRLDREVKSLKSEINRFRIPPLVLATVSEILDDNQVVVKSSTGPSFLLKYPEKDSDRIEIGARVALNQQTFSIVDIITSEKDPLVSGMEIDEKPSITYDEIGGLKDQVLETVETVELPLKNPKIFEEVGITPPKGVLFYGPPGTGKTLLAKAVAHETNATFIKIVASEFVKKYIGEGSRLVRGVFELAKEKAPAIIFIDEIDAIAAKRLQGSTSGDREVQRTLMQLLAEMDGFESRGNVGIIAATNRPDILDPALVRPGRFDRIIEVPVPDEDGKLEILKIHTKNMSLDVDVDLKYIAQNAKSASGADLKSICTEAGMFAIREEHHSVSAKNFEDALEKVMHKNKDKSSKESVMFV; from the coding sequence ATGGAAGATTCAGAACCATTTAATACAATTGAAAATAAAGAAAACACTGAAATAACAAATTTAATTGATAAGCATGAAGCAATTGAACGAAATCTAACTTGGGAAGTAAGAAAACTAGAAAAAGATAAAGTATTACTTGAAAATGAAAACTTAAGGTTAGATCGTGAAGTTAAATCATTGAAAAGTGAAATTAACAGATTTAGAATACCACCACTTGTATTAGCAACAGTATCTGAAATATTGGATGATAATCAAGTTGTTGTAAAAAGTAGTACTGGACCATCATTTCTATTAAAATATCCAGAAAAAGATTCTGATAGGATAGAAATTGGGGCAAGAGTAGCTCTAAATCAACAAACATTTAGTATTGTGGATATTATAACATCAGAAAAAGATCCATTAGTATCAGGTATGGAAATAGATGAAAAACCATCCATAACCTATGATGAAATTGGTGGACTAAAAGATCAAGTATTAGAAACAGTAGAAACAGTAGAACTTCCTCTTAAAAATCCTAAAATCTTTGAAGAAGTAGGTATAACTCCACCAAAAGGAGTTCTCTTCTATGGACCACCAGGAACTGGTAAGACTTTACTAGCAAAAGCAGTAGCACATGAAACAAATGCAACTTTTATAAAAATAGTAGCATCAGAATTTGTTAAAAAATATATAGGTGAAGGTTCACGTTTAGTACGTGGAGTATTTGAATTAGCAAAAGAAAAAGCACCAGCAATCATATTTATTGATGAAATTGATGCAATAGCAGCAAAAAGATTACAAGGTTCAACAAGTGGAGATCGTGAAGTTCAAAGAACACTCATGCAACTTCTAGCAGAAATGGATGGATTTGAATCAAGAGGAAATGTTGGTATTATAGCAGCAACTAATAGGCCAGATATTCTAGATCCAGCACTTGTAAGACCAGGTAGATTTGATCGTATCATAGAAGTTCCAGTTCCAGATGAAGATGGAAAATTAGAAATTCTTAAGATACACACTAAAAACATGTCATTAGATGTAGATGTGGATTTAAAATACATAGCCCAAAATGCAAAATCAGCATCTGGTGCAGATCTTAAATCAATATGTACTGAGGCAGGTATGTTTGCAATAAGAGAAGAACATCACAGTGTCTCAGCTAAAAACTTTGAAGATGCTTTAGAAAAAGTAATGCATAAAAATAAAGATAAATCTTCTAAAGAATCAGTGATGTTTGTATAA
- the rimI gene encoding ribosomal protein S18-alanine N-acetyltransferase yields the protein MIIRDFLLSDLDDVVRIEYEAFDDPYPVGILLQLYNAGAGFLVAQVAQTIVGYVIFWIKEGQGHIIVIAVDSNYQDMKVGSLLLEKTCFIFKRNNINTVFLEVRKSNIRAINFYKRNGFVKINEEDDYYNDGESAIIMQYSNYDDCI from the coding sequence ATGATTATACGTGATTTTTTATTATCTGATTTGGATGATGTTGTAAGAATTGAGTATGAAGCATTTGATGATCCATATCCTGTTGGAATTTTGTTACAATTATATAATGCCGGTGCTGGATTTCTTGTAGCACAAGTAGCTCAGACTATTGTAGGATATGTTATTTTCTGGATTAAAGAGGGTCAAGGTCATATTATTGTTATTGCAGTGGATAGTAATTATCAAGATATGAAAGTGGGTTCACTTCTATTGGAAAAGACTTGTTTTATTTTTAAAAGAAATAATATTAACACGGTTTTTTTAGAGGTACGTAAGTCTAATATTCGTGCAATTAATTTTTATAAAAGAAATGGGTTTGTAAAGATTAATGAAGAGGATGATTATTATAATGATGGGGAAAGTGCAATTATTATGCAATATTCTAATTATGATGATTGTATATAA